A window of the Amycolatopsis solani genome harbors these coding sequences:
- a CDS encoding GntR family transcriptional regulator: MTASVTKTDQIYQALLGQLLEGRHQFGEILSTYDLATEFGVSRRPVMDAVMRLASAGFISVIPQVGCQVAVPDERKVRDHFAVAGILEGAGARLAALTATDAQLAEIDDMLVRGTGPAKRNDALAFAGANRDFHSAVLAASGNQRLAELAMDTWDLNDFYLQKNRLSTDLKQAQGEHTAIAEAIERRDAERAGRLMEEHVSRFWKFVEV, encoded by the coding sequence ATGACCGCGTCAGTCACCAAGACGGATCAGATCTACCAGGCGCTCCTCGGCCAGCTGCTCGAGGGACGCCACCAGTTCGGCGAGATCCTCAGCACCTACGACCTCGCCACGGAATTCGGCGTGAGCCGCAGGCCGGTGATGGACGCGGTGATGCGACTGGCCTCGGCCGGGTTCATCTCGGTCATCCCGCAGGTCGGCTGCCAGGTGGCGGTCCCGGACGAACGCAAGGTGCGCGACCACTTCGCGGTGGCGGGCATCCTCGAAGGAGCGGGCGCGCGGCTGGCGGCCCTCACCGCCACCGACGCCCAGCTGGCCGAGATCGACGACATGCTGGTGCGCGGCACCGGCCCGGCCAAGCGGAACGACGCACTGGCCTTCGCCGGGGCCAACCGCGACTTCCACTCCGCCGTGCTGGCCGCGTCCGGCAACCAGCGGCTGGCCGAACTGGCCATGGACACCTGGGACCTCAACGACTTCTACCTCCAGAAGAACCGGTTGAGCACGGACCTGAAGCAAGCGCAGGGCGAGCACACCGCGATCGCGGAGGCGATCGAGCGCCGGGACGCCGAGCGGGCCGGCCGGCTCATGGAGGAACACGTCTCGCGGTTCTGGAAGTTCGTGGAAGTGTAG
- a CDS encoding rubredoxin, producing the protein MKTLVATEETQADPDTALWICDVCQDVYDPRLGDPEGGIEPGTSFADIPDDWVCPVCGARKKEFRMLAPGEEYDVEDDAYAGAQG; encoded by the coding sequence ATGAAGACGCTGGTGGCTACCGAAGAAACCCAGGCCGATCCGGACACCGCGCTGTGGATCTGCGACGTCTGCCAGGACGTGTACGACCCCCGCCTCGGCGACCCCGAGGGCGGGATCGAGCCCGGCACGTCGTTCGCCGACATCCCGGACGACTGGGTCTGCCCGGTGTGCGGGGCGCGCAAGAAGGAGTTCCGGATGCTCGCGCCGGGCGAAGAGTACGACGTCGAGGACGACGCTTACGCGGGAGCGCAGGGGTGA
- the hcaB gene encoding 3-(cis-5,6-dihydroxycyclohexa-1,3-dien-1-yl)propanoate dehydrogenase gives MGFLDGKVALVTGGGSGIGRAVVDLYVREGAKVGILEISPEKARDLQEKLPADAVVVTQGDATSMWDNERAVADVTEAFGSLTTVVCAVGVFDYFTELPQLPKDKIGEAFDQLFAVNVKSNLLTVKAALDQLIENRGQVILTISNAGFYPGGGGPLYVSSKFAVRGLVTELAYELSPHVRVNGVAPGGTITDLRGIPALASEGQSLKDVPDIEGLIKGINPLGVVAQPEDHSWAYAFLAAKERAPAVTGTIIHSDGGLGVRGMTRMAGLEP, from the coding sequence ATGGGTTTCCTGGACGGGAAGGTCGCACTGGTCACCGGCGGGGGATCCGGCATCGGCCGGGCCGTGGTCGACCTCTACGTGCGAGAGGGCGCGAAGGTCGGCATCCTCGAGATCTCGCCGGAGAAGGCGCGGGACCTGCAGGAGAAACTGCCCGCGGACGCCGTCGTCGTGACCCAAGGCGACGCGACTTCCATGTGGGACAACGAACGCGCGGTCGCGGACGTGACGGAAGCGTTCGGCTCGCTCACCACCGTGGTCTGCGCGGTCGGCGTGTTCGACTACTTCACGGAGCTCCCGCAGCTGCCGAAGGACAAGATCGGTGAGGCGTTCGACCAGCTCTTCGCCGTCAACGTGAAGAGCAACCTGCTGACCGTGAAGGCGGCGCTGGACCAGCTGATCGAGAACCGCGGCCAGGTCATCCTCACCATTTCCAACGCCGGGTTCTACCCCGGTGGCGGCGGTCCGCTCTACGTGTCGTCGAAGTTCGCCGTCCGCGGTCTGGTGACCGAGCTGGCGTACGAGCTTTCGCCGCACGTGCGGGTCAACGGCGTGGCTCCCGGCGGCACGATCACGGACCTGCGCGGGATTCCCGCGCTGGCCAGCGAAGGCCAGTCGCTGAAGGACGTCCCGGACATCGAAGGCCTGATCAAGGGGATCAACCCCCTGGGCGTCGTCGCCCAGCCGGAGGACCACTCCTGGGCTTACGCGTTCCTCGCCGCGAAGGAACGCGCGCCCGCGGTCACCGGCACGATCATCCACAGCGACGGCGGGCTGGGCGTGCGCGGGATGACGCGCATGGCGGGGCTCGAGCCCTGA
- a CDS encoding Rieske 2Fe-2S domain-containing protein, with the protein MLRNELRQILEKGLHDVEADWTVPAAIINDPEMHDAERERVFGRSWVFLAHESEIPERGDYVVRYISEDQFIVCRDEDGEVRGHLNSCRHRGMQVCRAEMGNASHFRCPYHGWTYNNKGSLVGVPAGREAYGNKLDKSLWQLKPVPKLDTYKGLIFGCLDPDAQSLDDYLGDMKFYLDIVLDRSDAGLQVVGAPQRWVVDANWKLGADNFIGDAYHTMMTHRSMVELGLAPPDPKFALYGEHVHTEHGHGLGIIGPPPGIPLPEFLGMPENIVEQLQRRLSPEQVEVFRPVAFIHGTVFPNLSIGNFLMSKDHVSPPTSFLTLRLWHPLGPDKMEIMSFFLVEKEAPDWYKEESYQAYVRTFGISGAFEQDDAENWRSITRVLGAQYAKKMELNYQMGRGVYEPDPDWPGPGKAFPMDYAEANQRNFMEYWMQLMVTDPAPHNKNGKVSDAAAAEALTRAEA; encoded by the coding sequence ATGTTGAGGAATGAACTCCGGCAGATCCTCGAGAAGGGTTTGCACGACGTAGAGGCCGACTGGACCGTTCCGGCCGCGATCATCAACGACCCGGAGATGCACGACGCCGAGCGCGAGCGCGTCTTCGGCCGCTCGTGGGTTTTCCTCGCCCACGAAAGCGAAATCCCGGAGCGCGGCGACTACGTCGTCCGGTACATCTCGGAAGACCAGTTCATCGTCTGCCGTGACGAGGACGGCGAGGTCCGCGGGCACCTGAACAGCTGCCGCCACCGCGGCATGCAGGTCTGCCGCGCCGAAATGGGGAACGCGTCCCACTTCCGCTGCCCGTACCACGGGTGGACCTACAACAACAAAGGCAGTCTCGTCGGCGTGCCCGCCGGGCGCGAGGCGTACGGCAACAAGCTGGACAAGTCCCTGTGGCAGCTCAAGCCCGTCCCGAAGCTGGACACCTACAAGGGGCTGATCTTCGGCTGCCTCGACCCGGACGCCCAGTCCCTCGACGACTACCTCGGGGACATGAAGTTCTACCTCGACATCGTGCTGGACCGCAGTGACGCCGGCCTGCAGGTCGTCGGCGCCCCGCAGCGCTGGGTCGTCGACGCGAACTGGAAGCTCGGCGCCGACAACTTCATCGGCGACGCCTACCACACGATGATGACCCACCGGTCCATGGTGGAACTCGGGCTGGCCCCGCCGGACCCGAAGTTCGCGCTCTACGGCGAGCACGTGCACACCGAGCACGGCCACGGCCTCGGCATCATCGGCCCGCCGCCGGGCATCCCGCTGCCCGAGTTCCTGGGCATGCCGGAGAACATCGTCGAGCAGTTGCAGCGCCGGCTTTCGCCGGAGCAGGTCGAGGTGTTCCGGCCGGTCGCGTTCATCCACGGCACCGTGTTCCCGAACCTGTCGATTGGCAACTTCCTGATGTCGAAGGACCACGTCTCGCCGCCGACGTCGTTCCTCACGCTCCGCCTGTGGCACCCGCTCGGCCCGGACAAGATGGAGATCATGTCCTTCTTCCTCGTCGAGAAGGAAGCGCCGGACTGGTACAAGGAGGAGAGCTACCAGGCCTACGTGCGCACGTTCGGGATTTCCGGTGCGTTCGAACAGGACGACGCCGAGAACTGGCGCAGCATCACCCGGGTGCTGGGTGCCCAGTACGCCAAGAAGATGGAGCTCAACTACCAGATGGGCCGCGGCGTCTACGAGCCCGACCCCGACTGGCCCGGTCCCGGCAAGGCGTTCCCGATGGACTACGCCGAAGCCAACCAGCGCAACTTCATGGAGTACTGGATGCAGCTGATGGTGACGGACCCGGCGCCACACAACAAAAACGGCAAAGTCTCCGACGCCGCCGCGGCCGAAGCGCTCACCCGGGCGGAGGCGTAG
- a CDS encoding SCP2 sterol-binding domain-containing protein — translation MGTPVLSPEWMKSYAELWNTTDATREGLKKLSMVVEYRLAEDESRAGQIEVNAGEVVRAGVPAEGVKPDFVLTAKVETWQRLGEGELPAAKAMVTRKVKFRGSMSVALANLPGLEAAMKMFGQIDDTDWSVD, via the coding sequence ATGGGAACACCCGTCCTGTCGCCGGAGTGGATGAAGTCCTACGCCGAGCTCTGGAACACCACGGACGCCACACGTGAGGGCCTCAAGAAGCTGAGCATGGTCGTCGAATACCGGCTCGCGGAGGACGAGAGCCGCGCGGGCCAGATCGAGGTGAACGCCGGCGAGGTCGTGCGGGCCGGCGTCCCGGCCGAAGGCGTGAAGCCGGACTTCGTGCTGACGGCCAAGGTGGAGACCTGGCAGCGCCTCGGCGAGGGTGAGCTGCCCGCCGCCAAGGCGATGGTCACCCGGAAGGTCAAGTTCCGCGGCTCCATGTCGGTGGCGCTGGCCAACCTGCCCGGGCTCGAAGCCGCCATGAAGATGTTCGGTCAGATCGACGACACCGACTGGTCGGTGGACTGA
- a CDS encoding aromatic-ring-hydroxylating dioxygenase subunit beta, with the protein MTTATEITDATVREVTEWLFTEAELLDAGKYREWLDLVAEDLSYVVPLRVTREREADTDIVEGMTLMDDDWDSMEMRVLRLETEYAWAEDPPSRSRHFVTNVRVAAGETADEVAVKSNLLLYRTRGDVATFDILSGERHDVLRRVAGGYRLAKRVVVLDQTTIMTHNLALIM; encoded by the coding sequence ATGACCACTGCAACGGAAATCACCGACGCCACGGTCCGCGAAGTCACCGAGTGGCTGTTCACCGAAGCCGAACTGCTCGACGCGGGCAAGTACCGCGAGTGGCTCGACCTGGTGGCCGAGGACCTGTCGTACGTCGTGCCGCTGCGGGTCACGCGTGAGCGTGAAGCCGACACGGACATCGTCGAGGGGATGACCCTGATGGACGACGACTGGGACTCGATGGAAATGCGCGTGCTGCGCCTGGAAACCGAGTACGCGTGGGCGGAGGACCCGCCGTCGCGCTCCCGGCACTTCGTGACCAACGTCCGGGTCGCCGCCGGCGAAACGGCGGACGAGGTGGCCGTGAAGTCGAACCTGCTGCTCTACCGCACCCGCGGCGACGTCGCGACGTTCGACATCCTCTCCGGCGAGCGCCACGACGTGCTCCGCCGGGTGGCCGGTGGCTACCGGCTCGCCAAGCGGGTGGTCGTGCTCGACCAGACCACCATCATGACGCACAACCTCGCCCTGATCATGTGA
- a CDS encoding electron transfer flavoprotein: MSTPGRVLVCLKQVPVPGRGVFDERTKRIRRDDDQVVTNPPDLHALAHALSLRAETGWEVVAVTMGPPAAAETLLDALRRGADRAVHLVDRRFAGADTLATARTLARLVDRERPDLVLTGRWTLDGGTAQVGPQVAELAGLPQLTQATNLRIGDGVLAADVETDVGREAWTVALPAVVAVGRGTEPPWVTEANPSAVETLTAEDLGGGPKDFGTRGSPTFVAEIRHEARERRAEYVGAGFDTAALLETAFAPLEPEAEVVVAAPSREIWTVAEPLPGGGLHPASLEALACARSVAGDLQATIVAVLPCDQPHDLPRVLYAHGADRVLVLRGTEPADYRTDLVTDALSTAIAAHTPFAVIAPFSARGRDYAPRVAARLGLGLTGDFTALEVRDADTDEPDLLWLKPALSADVVAPVIAHSTPSMGTLRPGSFTARAVRDQREPDVEFAGGTATGDASYTAVERRIERPDGPRLAAARLVIGLGPGLGTGARRVAGRVAETPGIALVATAAAVAAGEAPPQLEIGPLARSIAPAVYLGFGRHDLGTLHAVKAAGRIVVVDPGAWLDAFTGLVDTVVTANVEGVLLDLLLATAGAVAS; encoded by the coding sequence GTGAGCACGCCGGGCCGCGTCCTCGTCTGCCTCAAGCAGGTCCCGGTGCCGGGCCGGGGTGTCTTCGACGAACGCACGAAACGGATCCGCCGGGACGACGACCAGGTCGTCACCAACCCGCCGGACCTGCACGCGCTGGCGCACGCGCTGTCCCTGCGGGCGGAGACCGGCTGGGAGGTGGTGGCCGTGACGATGGGCCCGCCCGCGGCCGCGGAGACCCTGCTCGACGCCCTGCGCCGCGGTGCCGACCGGGCCGTGCACCTGGTCGACCGCCGCTTCGCCGGCGCCGACACCCTGGCGACGGCCCGCACGCTCGCCCGGCTCGTCGACCGGGAGCGGCCGGACTTGGTCCTCACCGGCCGGTGGACGCTCGACGGGGGCACCGCCCAGGTCGGCCCGCAGGTCGCGGAGCTGGCCGGGCTCCCGCAGCTGACGCAGGCCACGAACCTGCGGATCGGCGACGGGGTGCTCGCCGCCGACGTCGAAACCGACGTCGGCCGGGAAGCCTGGACCGTCGCGCTGCCCGCGGTGGTCGCCGTCGGGCGGGGTACCGAACCGCCGTGGGTGACCGAAGCGAACCCGTCGGCCGTCGAAACCCTCACCGCCGAGGACCTCGGCGGAGGGCCGAAGGACTTCGGCACCCGGGGTTCGCCGACCTTCGTGGCCGAGATCCGGCACGAGGCGCGCGAACGCCGGGCCGAGTACGTCGGGGCGGGGTTCGACACCGCGGCCCTGCTGGAGACGGCCTTCGCGCCGCTCGAGCCCGAGGCCGAAGTCGTCGTGGCCGCCCCGTCGCGCGAGATCTGGACGGTCGCCGAGCCGCTGCCCGGCGGTGGCCTCCACCCGGCGAGTCTCGAAGCGCTGGCCTGCGCCCGCTCGGTCGCCGGCGACCTGCAGGCCACGATCGTCGCGGTGCTGCCGTGCGACCAGCCGCACGACCTCCCGCGCGTGCTCTACGCGCACGGGGCCGACCGGGTGCTGGTGCTGCGGGGCACCGAGCCGGCGGACTACCGCACGGACCTGGTCACCGACGCACTGAGCACGGCCATCGCCGCGCACACGCCGTTCGCGGTGATCGCGCCCTTCAGCGCCCGTGGCCGCGACTACGCCCCGCGCGTCGCCGCCCGGCTCGGGCTCGGCCTGACCGGGGACTTCACCGCCCTGGAAGTCCGTGACGCCGACACCGACGAGCCCGACCTGCTCTGGCTCAAGCCGGCCCTGTCGGCGGACGTGGTCGCGCCGGTGATCGCGCACTCGACGCCGTCGATGGGCACGCTGCGGCCCGGTTCCTTCACCGCGCGAGCGGTGCGCGACCAGCGGGAGCCGGACGTCGAGTTCGCCGGTGGTACCGCGACCGGTGACGCCTCGTACACCGCGGTCGAGCGCCGGATCGAGCGCCCGGACGGCCCGCGGCTCGCCGCGGCCCGGCTGGTCATCGGGCTCGGGCCGGGCCTGGGTACCGGGGCCCGCCGCGTCGCCGGACGCGTCGCCGAGACGCCGGGCATCGCGCTCGTCGCGACGGCCGCCGCGGTCGCCGCGGGGGAGGCACCTCCGCAGCTCGAGATCGGCCCGCTGGCCCGCAGCATCGCGCCCGCCGTCTACCTCGGGTTCGGGCGGCACGACCTCGGCACGCTCCACGCGGTCAAGGCCGCCGGCCGGATCGTCGTCGTCGACCCGGGCGCCTGGCTCGACGCCTTCACCGGTCTCGTCGACACCGTCGTCACCGCGAACGTCGAGGGGGTCCTGCTGGATCTGCTGCTGGCGACGGCGGGCGCGGTCGCCAGCTGA
- a CDS encoding dihydrodiol dehydrogenase: MTIIHNEGQDPIIQIANEFTVIQVSYTSTGQRERLLVSSPRLGFQTLLDPLQLESLTWQPPETFSKLLDTPYGPGTELNARPLSALLGKD; the protein is encoded by the coding sequence GTGACCATCATCCACAACGAGGGCCAGGACCCGATCATCCAGATCGCCAACGAATTCACGGTGATCCAGGTCAGCTACACCAGCACCGGCCAGCGGGAACGCCTCCTCGTCAGCTCGCCCCGGCTCGGGTTCCAGACCCTGCTCGACCCGCTGCAGCTGGAAAGCCTCACCTGGCAGCCACCCGAAACGTTCTCGAAGCTGCTCGACACCCCGTACGGCCCCGGGACGGAGCTCAACGCGCGCCCGCTGTCGGCTCTGCTCGGAAAGGACTGA